The following coding sequences lie in one Thalassoglobus polymorphus genomic window:
- a CDS encoding DUF4194 domain-containing protein encodes MLDDFPQFQEFSIPAVMLLRGVVYAEDERAWNLLLSNSSRLIDYFARLGLVLIVNESEGMAFLRQMSEEETPEGYDLIPKLFHTSRLSYKQSILCVLLRDEYRRFEEEEAHDEKCVVDESTLFDQWKALRLSQGDDVKQLKELRSTMKRLDDFGFVRRFSDDPPTWEVRRILKARLPAAELESLKDQLLAKKEEQVTNQICLDEDTDK; translated from the coding sequence ATGCTTGACGATTTTCCGCAGTTTCAAGAGTTCAGTATTCCCGCAGTCATGCTGTTGCGCGGAGTCGTTTATGCGGAAGATGAACGAGCCTGGAATCTTCTGCTTTCCAATAGCTCACGATTAATTGACTACTTTGCTCGGTTGGGACTTGTCTTGATTGTCAACGAGTCCGAAGGCATGGCGTTTCTCCGGCAGATGTCCGAAGAAGAAACTCCTGAGGGATACGACCTCATCCCAAAACTCTTCCACACCTCGCGATTGAGTTACAAGCAGTCGATCCTGTGTGTTCTTCTCCGTGATGAATATCGACGCTTCGAGGAAGAAGAGGCTCACGACGAAAAATGTGTGGTGGACGAATCTACGTTGTTTGACCAATGGAAAGCACTACGACTTTCGCAGGGAGACGATGTGAAACAGCTCAAAGAACTCCGATCGACCATGAAGCGACTGGACGACTTCGGATTCGTACGGCGATTCAGCGATGATCCACCGACCTGGGAAGTCCGTCGAATTTTGAAGGCGCGCCTTCCCGCAGCGGAGCTGGAGAGTTTGAAGGACCAACTGCTTGCGAAGAAAGAGGAGCAGGTAACGAATCAGATCTGTTTGGACGAGGACACCGACAAATGA